Part of the Nicotiana sylvestris chromosome 5, ASM39365v2, whole genome shotgun sequence genome is shown below.
TATTGAAACGTGTTTGTGCTCTGTGGTTATACGTaatgtcttttttttttattcctgCAGAATGAGGCTGAATGTGCTTATTACATGAGAACTGGACAGTGCAAGTTTGGAAGTACCTGTAAATTTCACCATCCCCAACCTTCTAACATGATGGTCTCTTTACGTGGCTCCCCTACTTATCCTCCTGTTCCTTCTGCAACAACTCCTGGTCAGCTGTCCTATCCCTTGTCCAGAGGATCTTTTATCCCTGGTGCACGCTGGCAGGCTCCGTCAAGTTACACTCCATTGATAATGCCTCAGGCAGTAGTATCAGTTCCAGGATTTGCATACAGTGTAAGCTTTCGCATGATACCTTGCATTTGCTTGTTATCTATGGCCTAATTTTATACTTTGTTGCTATTCTGGAAACTAGAATTTGCTGCATCCAGTCCTTTTTATTATAACTTGGGTTCCAAATTTGCTTGTTGATCAAGAAGTTCGGCTTACACTTTTTTATGGCTAAGCTTTTGTAACCTCTTATCTATATTCATATTTGGGGATTACTTTAACCTTTCTGGAATATTTGAAGTCTGATGGACAAATATTAGAATTACTATATCCATTTTCATCGCAGCATGTTTACTAAGATTTTGTTCTTTCTTCAAAGGTTCTGTTCTCTACTTGAATATATTTGAGAATGATTGCATCACAACATCGGAAAACAATTCCACTTTAATTTAGTGGTAGAGATTTTCTTTGGAAGAATATCTTGGTAATTATTACTACCAAGATGAAATTCTCCTATGTTTCTCTTTGAGGATGCCCCCATTATTAGATATTGAAGTCATACCTTCTTCCTCTTCGGAGTCATTATGCTAGCACCTTCTCCTTCCTATGCTATTTGAGTGAATAATTTTCTTTTGTGGGGATGTTAAGATTATTACTTTCTCAATTATGAAATTGGCGAGAAAAGTTTGCGAAGTAGTTTCAAGGAGACTATTCACTGCCTTTATATTTCTTGGAGATAAAGCAACAATCCCTTCTTGTAGTCATATGGTATTAAGTTGTTATTGTAGCTGATGTCCAGATGGAAATAAGTTTAGAATGTATTTGTGAGAATATGTTGTCTTCTGAATAATCATCTTTTATTTGATGGGGAGCGGAGCTGGCTGAGTTTGAACTTGACCTTAGTCCCAGTAGGAGTATTCACAAATTGAACTTAATCTCTTTGCGATTTATATGGCAGTATTCAGGCCAGATGTTGCATTCGTTTATGGTCAAGTATTTTCTATAATCTTGGTATTGCACAAGCTTGCGAGCTGTGCCTTATCTACTTTTGAGGTTTAATAATACGTGCATATGAACTCAATTTACATAGGAGGTAATATCTCTTTCAGGGTCAGATGGGATCGATTTCTTCTCCCGAGGGCCAGCAACAGACAGCTGGAAATAGCCAGGTTTATGGAACTTCACGATCCGGTGATGCAGTAAATATGGGATCCCAAGGAGTTACTTCCCCATATCGTCCAGCTTCTGTTCCTATGGGGTACTATGCATTGCAGGGGGAGAATGTCTTCCCTGAACGACCTGGGCAGCCTGAATGCCAGTTTTACATGAAGACTGGAGACTGCAAGTTTGGTGCTGTTTGTAGATTCCATCATCCGAGGGAAAGGCTGATACCTCCTCCTGACTGCATGTTAAGTCCCATTGGAC
Proteins encoded:
- the LOC104240671 gene encoding zinc finger CCCH domain-containing protein ZFN-like isoform X2, which gives rise to MKGEYPERMGQPECQYYLKTGTCKFGATCKFHHPKDKAGIAGRVTLNVLGYPLRPNEAECAYYMRTGQCKFGSTCKFHHPQPSNMMVSLRGSPTYPPVPSATTPGQLSYPLSRGSFIPGARWQAPSSYTPLIMPQAVVSVPGFAYSGQMGSISSPEGQQQTAGNSQVYGTSRSGDAVNMGSQGVTSPYRPASVPMGYYALQGENVFPERPGQPECQFYMKTGDCKFGAVCRFHHPRERLIPPPDCMLSPIGLPLRPGEPLCIFYSRYGICKFGPSCKFDHPMTVFTYSISASSPTDAPAVQRLLGSSSGTSALTLTSEGLVEAVSTKPRRLSLSDTRKMPPGDNNIDREG